CGAATACCAGGCAGGAGTAGAACTTGCCGAAGCGATCCTCGCGCACGAATAGCCTCACGCGGCGGCGCTCGCGAATGTTGAGGATTCCCCGCGCCGTATCGGTCAATTCATTGACATTGATCTGGAACAGGTCGTCGCGGGGATAGACTTCGAGGATCTGCATCAGCTGCTTGCCATCGTGCCCCTGGGGGTCGACGCCAGCCGCCTCCATCACTGCCTTGAGCTTCTTGCGCAGCACCGGCACGTTGCGCGGCGACTCGTTGTAGACCGCCGAGGTGAACAGCCCCAGGAAGCGCCGCTCGCCGATGATCTGGCCGGTGTCGTCATAGCGGTCGATGGAAATGTAGTCCGGGTAGGTCGGACGATGCACGCGCGAGTGGTAGGCGCTCTTGGCGAAAGAGAGCAGCTCGGGAATCAGCACGTAGCGATCGCCCTCGACCCCCTGGTCGTTGCGGATGCGTTCGCGATAGCGCGGCTGTTCGAGACGGAACACGCCAAGCTCGCTGCCCTCGATGTGATCGAGTTCGTCGTGGCCGTTGGCCGAGCGTACGGTGTACTCGTCATAGCCCAGGAAGGTGAAGTTATCGGCCAGCAGCCACTCGAGAAACGCCATGGCCTCCCGGTGATCCTCGCTGTCGATCTGCTCGGGGCGCTTGGTCTCGAGTTCCTTGAGCACTCCGCGTACCTGGTCGCGCATCGCTTCGTAGTCGGCCACGGCAGTGCGCACGTCATTGAGCACTTCGTGCAGGCTCGCCTCGATCTCCTCGCGTGCAGCCGGGTCGGAGTGGCGGTCGACCTCGATGACGATCAACGACTCGCGGCTCTGCGGCGCTCCCTGCTCCTTGGGCCGCGTCACCTTGACCAGCTGATGGGCGCTATCGCGCTGCATCGCCAGCACCGCGTTGTGGATGGCATGCACGGTAATGCCGCGGCGGTTGAGCTCGATGCGTACCGAGTCGACCAGAAACGGCATGTCGCGGTGCAACAGCTCGATCTGGGTATGGGTCGACTGCCAGCCATGCTCCTCGAAGGTGGGGTTGTAGACCCGCACCTTGGGCTCGGCAGGGTCGTGCGACTGGATGAAGTGCCAGATTGCCAAGGTGGCGCTGTAGACATCCTCAGGACGGCGCTCCACCAGGTCCTCCAAAAACGCCGTCGCATAGAAGGCATCGGCAAAGGCCGTGATCGCCCCGACTTTATCCTCCGCGAGTCGCTTGACCAGCTGTTCCTGAAGTTGCGCAAGAAATTCCTGTTTGCCTGCGTTCGCCACGTGTTGCATCCGTCACCTCGGTTTGATCCGGTCAGCACTCGACCGGCGAAAAGTCTGCGACGGGGCTCGCTGGCCCTATCTGTGTCCAGCTTACGCCTGCCGCCTTGCCGACCCTACTGAATTGACCCTTTTGACATGTGCCATGTCGGTTACGCATCGATCCTTGACGTCGCGCCTCGTTATGCGCATCACGCTAGCGCTTCTCCAGCACCACGCCGCATTCGCAGTGGTGCGTCCAGGGAAACTGATCGAACAGTGCAAAGCGCGTGATGCGGTGCGTCACACCCAGGCGCTCGAGATTATCCGCCAGAGTGTCCGGATTGCATGACACATAGACGATGCGCGCATAGTCGCTGAGCTGATCGCAGCTACGCTCATCCAGTCCGGCACGCGGGGGATCGACCAGCACGGTAGAAAAATCGTAGTCGTCCAGCGCCATCTCGGCCACCCGACGCCCCCCTTTCTCCCCCTTGAGCGCCGCCGAGAACTCCTCGGCGGACATCCGCCCGACCACGGCATTGTCGATTCCGTTGGCCTCGAGATTGACCTTGGCCGAGGCGACTGAGGTACGCGAGATCTCGGTGGCCAGAACCCGCCGGAAGTTCTCGGCCAGCGCCACGGTGAAGTTGCCATTGCCGCAGTAGAGCTCGACCAGGTCTGCCGCCTGGCTGTCTCGCGTCACGTCCCGAGCCCAGCCGAGCATCGATTGGCTGATCTCGGCATTGGGCTGGGTAAAGCTGTTCTCGACCTGCTGGTAGACGAACTCCCGTCCCTCCACGTTCAGGCGCTCCCATACATGGTCACGCTCGAGCACCAGGCGCTGCTTGCGCGAACGGCCAATGAGCGAGATGCCAAGGCGCGCCTGAAGCGCCACGGCCTCGCGCTCCCACCCCTCGTCGAGCGGGCGATGGTAGACAAGCGTCACCAGCGCCTCGCCGGAAAGCGTGGTGAGGAACTCGACCTGGAACAGCTTGCGACGCAGCGTCGGCTTGTCGCGTATCGCCTCGATCAGCTGCGGCATCAATTCATTGATGCGCCGGCTGGCCACCGGATACTCGTCGAGTCGAATGACCCGCTTCTTCTTCGGGTCGTGCGGGTCGACCTCGAACATGGCGTAGAACAGGTCGTCGCCCTCATGCCAGAGCCGGAATTCGCAGCGCTGGCGGTAATGGCTTGCCGGCGACGGATAAACCTCCAGCGGGGGCGGTGAGAAGTGCGCGAACTGCTCGGTGATGCGCACGCGCTTGGCCTCGAGTTGCTGGTCATAGTGCGTGGGGTCGACAACGGGTACGGCCACGGGGCCTCCTTGATTGTGGGAAACACGTGGAAAGCGGAACGGGGATCAGCCAAGACGCGGGGCGGGCTCATGGCGGGGCGCCACCGCAAGCAGGCTCGGCACGCCGAAACCGTGGTATGCCAGCGCCGGGGTCAGCTGTGGCGCCGAGGCGGTGAGCCAGACCGGCCCCGGGCGCTGCGTCAGTGGGGGGCGCTCCACCAGTTGGGCGACGCGGCGGGCAATGGCATCGCCGGAATCGACCCAGGTAATAGTGCGTGCCGGACAGGCCGCAAGCGCATGCCTCTGCAGCACGTCACGCAGCAGCGGGAAGTGGGTGCAGCCGAGTACCACGGTGTCGAGCTCCTCCTCCCGCCACAGCGGTGCCAGGCATGCTTCCACCACGGCGTCATCCAGCAACTCGCCGGCCAGCATCCGCTCGGCTTGGGCGACCAGCGGATCGGCGGCCAGACGCAGCACCTTGCAATCGCCGGCAAAATCCTCGATCAGCTGACAGGTATAGGGACGATTGACCGTGGCCGAGGTGGCCAGCAGCGCAATGCTGCCGCTGCGGGTGAACCGGGCGGCGGGCTTGATGGCAGGCACGGTGCCGATCACCGAGACCGACAGCTGTTCGCGCAGCGCATCCAGCGCCAGGGTACTGGCGGTATTGCACGCCACGACCAGCGCACAGGCACCGCTTTCACGAATCGCCGCCTCGCACACCGCAACGCTGCGTGCCACCAGCCAGTCGTCAGCCTTGGTGCCGTAGGGCAGCATGGCGTTGTCGCAGACGTAGGCAAGCTCGGCGCCCGGCAGCCGGGCGCGCATCGCCGCGACTACCGACAGCCCGCCGACACCGGAATCGAAGATCAGAATCGGTCCACTCATGGGGTCGTTGTCCGAAAATAGCTCAGCAGGGTATCGATCAACACACGCAGGCGTGAAGGCATCAGCTCACGCTCGGCATACAGCAGGTGCACGCCCAGCGGTGGCGGACAGTACGCCTCCAGCACCCGCACCAGGCGCCCATTGGCCACTTCCGGCTCGCCCAGAAACGCAGGCTTCATGGCCAGCCCCATGCCGCGGATGGCGGCCTCGACCAGAGCCCGGCCATTGTTGCAGCTCAGCACCGGCTGGAAGCGGATGCGCGTAAGCCTGCCCTCGACCCACATCGGCCAGCTCGGCCCTCCCCGCTGCAGGCTGTAATGCAGGCAGCGATGCCGGGCCAGATCGCGCGGGTGCGCCGGCACACCGTGGCGCGCCAGATAGTCGGGCGAGGCGTAGAGATAGATCGGCATCGTCATCAGCGAGCGAGCGATGAGACTGGAGTCCTCCAGCTCACCGATACGGATCACCAGGTCGAAGTCCTCGGCCAAGGGGTCGACACGCCGATCCTCGAGCACAACATCGAGCTCCACCTGAGGATGGGCCTGCTCGAAAGCCTGCAGCGCCGGTATCAACTCAAGCACACCGAAATCCAGAGGCGCGGAGAGCCTCAAGCGCCCACGCACTTCGCCGCGCTGCTCGCCAAGTCCCGCTTCCAGCTCGTCCAGCTCGTCCAGCAGCCGGCCAGTGGTGTGCAGGTAGCGCTCACCCTCGGCGGTGAGCTGCAGCCGCCGGGTGGTGCGGATCAGCAGCCGCACGCCCAGCATCTCCTCGAGCCTGGCGATCTGCTTGCTGACCATGGCGTTGGAGATATCCAGCTTGCGAGCGCCGCCGGCAAAACTGCCCGCCTCCACCACCGCTCGAAATATCTGCATCGCCTGCAGCCGATCCATGTCGCCGCACCCTCATCTCCCCTTGGTGAGCGCATTCTACCTCAGACGGGAGTCACGACTCGAACTGTCGTGCCCTATTCACGCTCTGCGACCGCATTCATCAGCCTGACCTAAGCGCAGGCGCTTTTCAGCGCTTGCCAGCCTCCTGAATACTGTTTATTTTTACAGCATTATTTTTCAGGAGGCTAACATGCACATCATCCCCCTACCTCAAATGCCCGCCATCAAGGCACCGCCAGGCCCCACCCGGCGCGGTGCCAGCGGTTTTCCCTCGCCGGCCGACGAGTATCTGGAGACCCCGCTGGACCTGCATCGTCATCTGATACCGCGCCCCTCATCGACCTTCTTCATGCGAGTGGCCGACGCCACCCAGAGCGAGGCGGGGTTCCATCCTGGGGATCTGCTCGTCGTCGATCGCGCCCTCTCGCCCCAGCCAGGCGACTGGGTAATCGCCGTGATCGATGGCGGGCTGTGCCTGCGCCGCATCGAGGGTCTGGGGCGCCAGCGCTGGCTCTGCCCTCCCGAACCTCAGCGAGCCAGGTTGCCCTTGGAGGAGGAGAGCGACTGCCGGCTCTGGGGCGTGGTGCATCATGTCATCCATAACTTTCGACATGCATCGCGTACAGAGGCGCGCTAGGGGATGTTCGCGCTGGTCGATTCCAACAACTTCTATGTGAGCTGTGAACGGCTATTCGCCCCTCGCCTGGAAGGCCAACCGGTGGGGGTGCTCTCCAACAACGATGGCTGCGTAATTGCCCGCTCGGAGGAGTTCAAGGCCCTGGGCATCCCCATGGGCATGCCGACTCACAAGATCGCCCCGGACCTGCGTCGCCAGGTGGTGTTGTGCTCCTCCAACTATGCGCTCTATGGCGACATCTCGGCGCGCATTCAGCAGGTGCTGGCCGCACGGGTCCCAGCGCTTGAGCCCTACTCCATCGATGAGTGCTTTCTCGACCTTCGCGGTGTGAAGGAGGATCTGGAGACCCTGGGAAGGGAACTGGCCATGGCGGTGGCTCAAGAGGTCGGCATGCCGGTCTCGGTGGGCATCGCCCCTACCCGCACACTGGCCAAGCTGGCCAATCGGCATGCCAAGCGGCACCCGGCGCGCCCCCAGGTATGCGTCTGGCCGAGTGCGGATACGCCAGCGTTGATACGCCTGCTCGACGAGCTGCCGCTCAACGGCCTATGGGGAATCGGCGAGCGCTTGCAGCGGCGCCTGGCTGGCCAGAACATCGTCACCGCCGCCGCCCTGCGCGACGCGCCGCAGGAGTGGCTACGCAAGCATTTCAGCGTAGTGGTGGCACGTCTGGCGAAGGAGCTTACGGGAACGCCCTGCCTGCAGGGCACGGATATCGATACGCCACGCCGCTCCATCCTCTGTTCACGCTCCTTCGCGCGGCCCCTGAACGATCCTGGCGAAATCAGCGCAGCACTGCGCTACCACAGCCAGCGCGCCGGCGAGAAGCTGCGCCGCGACGACCTGCAAGCCAGTGCTCTCGGGCTCTTTCTGCGCACCAGTCCCTACCAGTATCCCGACCGACCCGGCGGTAGCCTATGGGCACCGCTACCCTACCCCAGCGCCGATACGCTGTGTCTCAACCGCCTAGCGCAGGCGTTGCTAGCACGCTTGTGGGACCCTTCGCTGACCTATCAGAAGGTCGGGGTCATGCTGAGCGAGCTAACCCCCCGCCAGCATAGCCAGGGATCGCTGTTCCAAGGGCATGAACCGCTACGCCAAGAAAAGCTGATGGCCACCTGGGACACGATTCGACAACGCTTTGGAAACGATGCCCTGACACTGGGCGTGCATGCTGCCGATGCCCGCTGGCAGATGCACAGTCGCTATCGCTCGAGCCGCTATACCACTCGCTGGGACGAGCTGCCCGGAGTCAGTGCGTGCTGACACCGGGCTGGCTGCTAGATCGCAGGTTCGGGCGTGGCACGAAACTCGGCGTAGAGCTCGGGATAGGCCTGCTGCAACTGCTCGAGCTTGGCCGAGGCCTCTTCGGGCAGCAGGGTGGAGAGACGCTCGAGATCCTCCTCATCGAGGTGCTCGCGAATCAGCGGAAACAGCTCCTCACGCTCGTTGCGCAGATAGGCGCGGTGCGCCTCCAAGTAGGCCTTCAGATCGTCCGCGAACACATCCATCGGCATGACCGCATCCATGAGCACTCTGTCGACATCCTGGGAGAAGCGCAGCAGGCGCTCGCGCAGGTCCTGATAGTCGGCATTGAGTTGGCAAGTCAGCTCCCGGGCACTGGGGACGCGCTCGAGCAACTCGTCGCTGCAGATCCGCTCCAACGGCAAGGTGAACCCCTCCATGTAGTCGAGAATGTAATCGACGACCTCTCGAATCAGCTGAAAGTTGGGCCGCTCGCCGGCCGCCAGTGTCTTGTGCTTGAGTTGCAGCACGTGCAACAGGCGCGCCATGTTGGCATGATCCAGACGCAGTTGAGTCAGCATGGGCATGGGAGGCCTCCTCTGCTGTCAAGGGCGAGAAAACATGACACCGATCAGACGTGACATTGAACGAATGTCATGCACGGATGCAGTCAAGGGTATGGGAGCTCTGCTTGTCCGCAATAGACAGGTTAGACGACTCTACCCACTTTAGGCATCGTAATGGCAATGGATTCGACCAAGGAGTAAGCATGGCCAGAAGGGGACGATACGTATTGGGCGCCGCTGGCACGCTCGTGCTGATGAGTATCGCCCTGGGCTTGGCAGCAGTTCGCGGGTCATCCCCCGAGGTGACCGGAGCACCGGCCAGCGCCGATCCACCCTCACTGATCCTCGACTTCACGCTCGTCAGTCACCGGGGCGAGACGCTTACGCCTGACGCGTTCGAGGGGCGCTGGCTGCTGCTGTTCTTCGGCTTCACCCACTGCCCCGATGTCTGCCCCGCCAGCCTTGCCACCCTCGCCCAGGTGCTGGAGCGGCTAGGGGACCAAGCAGAACCGCTGCAGCCGCTGATGATCAGCGTCGATCCCAAGCGCGACACTCCTGACATTCTCTCCCGCTACGTCACCCATTTTCACCACGACATCGTTGGGCTGACAGGCACGCCGGCGCAAGTCGACGCTGCAGCCGCCAGCCTTCGCGCCTACTACCGCCAGGTACCCTACGGCTCACAGGGCGACTATACGGTGGATCACTCGGCGTTTTTCTATCTGATCGACCCGCAGCGGGAGGTAGCCGAACTCTACCCTCACGGCATGGGCGTGGAGGCCATCGCCGACGACATACGAGCCCACCTGGACGCAGCCCCTTCCTGGGGAGGCGATACCTAGGCTGGCGGTCGCGACCACGCGAAGCAACCCACCGCCAGCAACGAATTGCTGACCAGCAAGGCGCCGTTGCCATAGAGCGATCTCGCACGGCGCGGATCGGGCAGGTCAAGCGCCCATAGATCCCCCGTGGCGTCGCTCCAGACGAGCCGGGCATCGATCTCGGCAATCGCTGCCAGCCGCTGCGAAGCGGGCATACCAGGCTTGAACAGGACCACCGCCCCAGACGTGTCGGAAGGCGGCACGGCAGCCAACGGCCCCGCCACCAGCACCGCCAGCGTAAGCACCATCGCCGCTGCTCCCGGCTTGAGCCGAGTGCCGCCTTCTCCACCGCTGCCGCCGCGACGCAGCAGCCAACCCGCGATCAGCGGCAGGCCGCCGAACAACCCCAGCCAGAGCAGGTCCCAGAACAGCAGATTGTCCGCCGCCATACGAATACGATGAAAGCCCAACGCCCAGTGGAAGACGAAGGCATCGATCACATGCCACAGGCCAAAGCCGAGCAGTGCATTGGCCAGCAGCCGCCGGTCCGCCCCAGGCCTCGCGAAGCGGTCCCGAGAGCGCCAAAGTAGCCACAGGCCGATGATGGCCAATACATACATCACGGCATGGAAAAGCCCGTCAGCAAGAATCTGCACCCGCATGTCGGCGAAGAAGGCCCCCTCGAGACCGAGCAGCAGATGGTGCCACTGCAGGATCTGATGCAGCAGGATGCCATCGAAGAACCCAGCAAGGCTGAAGCCGAGCAGGTAGCCTGCCCATCTGAAGTGCTTCGCGCCCAAGGAGGGTGCCTGTGACGCCATAACGTGCTCTCCGTGACAGGGATTTCACCTCAGTCTAGCGAGCTTGACGCAATACGCCCGCCCGGGGTGCAACCCGGGCGGCATCTTGGCATGATCAGGCAATGGCACCCAGCCGCTCAGCGATACCGGAATCGACGACATGGACCTTTTCAGTCAGCAGCACGCCCAGGAGAGCGCTCCCCTGGCCTTTCGCATGCGCCCACGCCGCCTGGCCGACTATGTGGGCCAGGCGGCCCTGATCGGCCCAGGCAAGCCCTTGCGGCGCATGGCCGAGAGCGCCACAGTGCGCTCGATGATCCTGTGGGGCCCCCCCGGGGTGGGCAAGACCACCCTGGCGGAGATTCTCGCCCATGAATCGCACTCCGAGCTGGAGCAACTTTCGGCGGTGATGGCCGGTGTGAAGGATATCCGCGCGGCGGTGGAGCGCGCGCGCATCAGTCAGTCGCAAGGCAAGAGCACCCT
This DNA window, taken from Halomonas sp. TA22, encodes the following:
- the trmA gene encoding tRNA (uridine(54)-C5)-methyltransferase TrmA; protein product: MAVPVVDPTHYDQQLEAKRVRITEQFAHFSPPPLEVYPSPASHYRQRCEFRLWHEGDDLFYAMFEVDPHDPKKKRVIRLDEYPVASRRINELMPQLIEAIRDKPTLRRKLFQVEFLTTLSGEALVTLVYHRPLDEGWEREAVALQARLGISLIGRSRKQRLVLERDHVWERLNVEGREFVYQQVENSFTQPNAEISQSMLGWARDVTRDSQAADLVELYCGNGNFTVALAENFRRVLATEISRTSVASAKVNLEANGIDNAVVGRMSAEEFSAALKGEKGGRRVAEMALDDYDFSTVLVDPPRAGLDERSCDQLSDYARIVYVSCNPDTLADNLERLGVTHRITRFALFDQFPWTHHCECGVVLEKR
- the murI gene encoding glutamate racemase, translating into MSGPILIFDSGVGGLSVVAAMRARLPGAELAYVCDNAMLPYGTKADDWLVARSVAVCEAAIRESGACALVVACNTASTLALDALREQLSVSVIGTVPAIKPAARFTRSGSIALLATSATVNRPYTCQLIEDFAGDCKVLRLAADPLVAQAERMLAGELLDDAVVEACLAPLWREEELDTVVLGCTHFPLLRDVLQRHALAACPARTITWVDSGDAIARRVAQLVERPPLTQRPGPVWLTASAPQLTPALAYHGFGVPSLLAVAPRHEPAPRLG
- a CDS encoding LysR family transcriptional regulator; this translates as MDRLQAMQIFRAVVEAGSFAGGARKLDISNAMVSKQIARLEEMLGVRLLIRTTRRLQLTAEGERYLHTTGRLLDELDELEAGLGEQRGEVRGRLRLSAPLDFGVLELIPALQAFEQAHPQVELDVVLEDRRVDPLAEDFDLVIRIGELEDSSLIARSLMTMPIYLYASPDYLARHGVPAHPRDLARHRCLHYSLQRGGPSWPMWVEGRLTRIRFQPVLSCNNGRALVEAAIRGMGLAMKPAFLGEPEVANGRLVRVLEAYCPPPLGVHLLYAERELMPSRLRVLIDTLLSYFRTTTP
- a CDS encoding LexA family transcriptional regulator → MHIIPLPQMPAIKAPPGPTRRGASGFPSPADEYLETPLDLHRHLIPRPSSTFFMRVADATQSEAGFHPGDLLVVDRALSPQPGDWVIAVIDGGLCLRRIEGLGRQRWLCPPEPQRARLPLEEESDCRLWGVVHHVIHNFRHASRTEAR
- a CDS encoding Y-family DNA polymerase, coding for MFALVDSNNFYVSCERLFAPRLEGQPVGVLSNNDGCVIARSEEFKALGIPMGMPTHKIAPDLRRQVVLCSSNYALYGDISARIQQVLAARVPALEPYSIDECFLDLRGVKEDLETLGRELAMAVAQEVGMPVSVGIAPTRTLAKLANRHAKRHPARPQVCVWPSADTPALIRLLDELPLNGLWGIGERLQRRLAGQNIVTAAALRDAPQEWLRKHFSVVVARLAKELTGTPCLQGTDIDTPRRSILCSRSFARPLNDPGEISAALRYHSQRAGEKLRRDDLQASALGLFLRTSPYQYPDRPGGSLWAPLPYPSADTLCLNRLAQALLARLWDPSLTYQKVGVMLSELTPRQHSQGSLFQGHEPLRQEKLMATWDTIRQRFGNDALTLGVHAADARWQMHSRYRSSRYTTRWDELPGVSAC
- a CDS encoding hemerythrin domain-containing protein yields the protein MLTQLRLDHANMARLLHVLQLKHKTLAAGERPNFQLIREVVDYILDYMEGFTLPLERICSDELLERVPSARELTCQLNADYQDLRERLLRFSQDVDRVLMDAVMPMDVFADDLKAYLEAHRAYLRNEREELFPLIREHLDEEDLERLSTLLPEEASAKLEQLQQAYPELYAEFRATPEPAI
- a CDS encoding SCO family protein, with protein sequence MARRGRYVLGAAGTLVLMSIALGLAAVRGSSPEVTGAPASADPPSLILDFTLVSHRGETLTPDAFEGRWLLLFFGFTHCPDVCPASLATLAQVLERLGDQAEPLQPLMISVDPKRDTPDILSRYVTHFHHDIVGLTGTPAQVDAAAASLRAYYRQVPYGSQGDYTVDHSAFFYLIDPQREVAELYPHGMGVEAIADDIRAHLDAAPSWGGDT
- a CDS encoding DUF2243 domain-containing protein gives rise to the protein MASQAPSLGAKHFRWAGYLLGFSLAGFFDGILLHQILQWHHLLLGLEGAFFADMRVQILADGLFHAVMYVLAIIGLWLLWRSRDRFARPGADRRLLANALLGFGLWHVIDAFVFHWALGFHRIRMAADNLLFWDLLWLGLFGGLPLIAGWLLRRGGSGGEGGTRLKPGAAAMVLTLAVLVAGPLAAVPPSDTSGAVVLFKPGMPASQRLAAIAEIDARLVWSDATGDLWALDLPDPRRARSLYGNGALLVSNSLLAVGCFAWSRPPA